A part of Entelurus aequoreus isolate RoL-2023_Sb linkage group LG03, RoL_Eaeq_v1.1, whole genome shotgun sequence genomic DNA contains:
- the srp9 gene encoding signal recognition particle 9 kDa protein: protein MCSSEVSLAVAPFHDESFHSFNLIRNQLQIMPYFRTWEDFARAAEKLYLTEPMKARVVLKYRHCDGNLCIKVTDNAVCLQYKTDQAQDVKKIEKLHGKLMRLMVSKETHSGAMETD from the exons ATGTGTTCTTCTGAAGTTAGCCTCGCCGTCGCTCCGTTTCACGACGAATCATTCCACTCATTTAACCTCATTAGGAATCAACTTCAAATAATGCCTTACTTTCGAACTTGGGAGGACTTTGCCCGCGCGGCCGAAAAACTGTATCTGACGGAGCCCATGAAG GCCAGAGTGGTGCTCAAGTACCGACACTGTGACGGCAACCTTTGCATTAAAGTCACCGACAACGCTGTG TGTTTGCAGTACAAGACGGACCAGGCCCAGGACGTGAAGAAGATCGAGAAGCTCCACGGGAAACTGATGAGACTCATGGTGTCAAAGGAGACGCACAGTGGCGCCATGGAGACGGACTGA